CTGCTTAGCACAAATATCTTCCCGGAAGGGGCAGCGGGGAAAAAATGAGCAGCCTCTCGAATAAATATGTGTAGAGTCAAAATCAGCAGTTGCCGTTCTTTTTTTTCTATTTTTTGCCGGGTCTATTTCCGGCACGGCGGAAACAAGGGCCCGGGTATAAGGATGAACCGGCGCTTCGCAGACCTGCGCCGTTTTACCCAGTTCAACAATTTTACCAAGATACATGACGGCAATCCGGTCGCTCATATGCTGAACTACCCCAAAGTCGTGGGTAATAAACAGATAGGTAAGCTCCAACTCATTCTGAAGGCTTTTAAGGAGATTGAGTATCTGCGCCTGGACAGACAAATCAAGGGATGAAACCGGTTCATCGGCTATAATCAAGCGCGGCCGGAGAATAAGCGCGCGGGCAATCCCGATTCTTTGCCTCTGTCCGCCGCTGAACTCATGTGGATACCTCTTCAATTGCTCCTCATTGAGACCGACAAGCTGCGCCATTTCCCTGAGCTTCTTTCCGCCCTCTCTCTCCGCCGAAAGATTGTGAATTCTCAGCGGCTCCTCGATGATGTCGCCCGCTGTTCGACGCGGATTCAACGAGGAATAGGGATCCTGGAAGATCATCTGCACGCTGCGGCGGTATTCCTTCAGCCTTGCCCCTTTTAATTTAAAGATGTCCTCATTGTCGAATAATATTGAACCCTCTGTCGGCTCATCCAGACGGACGATCAGGCGGGCCAGTGTCGATTTTCCGCATCCGGACTCCCCGACCAGCCCCAGGGTTTCTGCCCGTTTTACCTGAAGAGTGACGCCATCAACCGCGCGCACGACGACATCATTACCCTGAAAAAATCCGCTGCGGGCGCCGAAACTCTTTTTTAATTCAATTATTTCGAGAAGTTTTTGGTTCATCTTTTTTTTGCTAATGCCTCCAGCAGCGGCACGAACGCCCGGGGGCAACTTGCTTAAGCAGGGGTTCCTCTTCCCGACAAATCGGGAGAACCTCTGCGCAGCGTCCCTGGAAGCGACAACCGGGCGGCAGGTCATAAAGGGGAGGAACCATTCCGGGAATCGCTTTGAGGAAGCTGTCTCGGCCCAAAGCAGCCTTTCTGCCGGGAAGAGAATTTATCAGCCCGTTTGTGTAGGGATGCAGCGGAGAAATTAACAGCTCCCTTGCCGGAGCGCTCTCCACTATGCGACCGGCATACATGACAAAGGCAAAATCGGCCGCCTCGGAGACAACTCCCAAGTCATGGGTGATAAGCAGGACGGATGTCCCTGTTCGCTGCTGCAGGGAAAGAATAAGTTGGATTATCTGGGCCTGAATGGTGACGTCAAGCGCGGTCGTAGGTTCATCCGCCAGCATGACCCGAGGACGGCACGCCATCGCGATGGCAATCATCACCCGCTGTCTCATCCCTCCGCTCATCTGATGCGGGTAGTCCCTCGCCCTCTTTTCCGGGGAGGGAATCCCGACCAGCCGCAGCATATCGACACTATTGATATGAGCTTCTCTTCTGCCCATTTTCTGGTGCAGTCGGAATACCTCGGCAATCTGCTCGCCGATCGGGAAAACCGGGTTCAGCGAGGTCATCGGTTCCTGAAAGATCATCGAAATATCGCGCCCCCTGACCTTTCTCATCTCATCTTCAGAAAGGTCAAGAAGGTTTACGCCCTGCAAAAGAACCTCTCCGCCGGAAATTCGGCCCGGCGGTGACGGCAATAGCCTCAGGATGGAGAGGGCCAGAACCGTTTTCCCGCACCCCGACTCCCCGACTACCGCGACCGTCTGTCCGGCCCCGATTTTCAGGCTCACCTCGTCAACAGCCCTGACAATGCCCCGTTCGGTTTCAAAATGCGAGGAAAGCTCCCGTATTTCCAGAATTGTTTCGGCTTCGGTCATGGATTAAAAAAACAGTTACTGTTTTTCAGTGGTCATGCTTCTCAGCAATTGGACCAGCAGACGAACCCCGATGCCCGAGGCACCCTTGGGAATGTACGGCTTGGCTTTTTCAAACCAGGAGGGGCCGGCGATATCGAGATGAACCCACTTACTGCCCCCGACAAACTTGCCCAAGAAGGTGGCGGCGGTAATCGCGCCCCCCGTTCGACCGCCGGAGTTTTTATAATCGGCAACATCGCTCTTAATCATCTCGTCGTACTGCTCCCCGAGGGGCAATTCCCAAACCTTTTCTCCTGTTACAGCAGCGGCCTCCCTGATCAGGCCTTTAAGTTCGGCATCCGTTCCCAGCATGCCGATGACTTCGTCTCCCAAGGCGACGATACAAGCCCCGGTAAGGGTAGCCAAATCAATGATCGCGGCTGGATTGAAACGACTGGCATAGGTAAGCGCATCAGCCAGAATAACCCTTCCCTCGGCATCGGTATTTACCACTTCTATCGTCTGTCCGGAAAGAGAGCGGAGGATATCCCCCGGTTTATAGGCTTTTCCGCCCGGCAGGTTCTCCGTGGCGGGAACTATCCCGATGAGATTGAGCGGCAGCGAAAGTTCCGAGGCAGCGCGAATGGTCGCAATTACCGCGGCGCCCCCGGCCATGTCCGTCTTCATCCGATCCATGTTTTCCGAAGGCTTGATTGAAATTCCCCCGCTGTCGAAGGTAATCCCCTTGCCGACGAGGGCAAGCGGCAGCTCGGACTTCTTGCCGCCGCGGTATTCAACAACAATCATCTTCGGCGGCTCGCGGCTGCCACTGGCAACGCCCAAGAGGGCGTTCATCCCCAGTTTCCTCATTTTAGCCTCATTGAGCACGGAAAAACTGATGTTTTTCCCTTTCAGATTTTCCTGAGCCGCGCCGGCCAGAGCGGTTGGAGTCATCTCGTTGCCCGGCGCGGAAACAAGATCGCGGGCAAAATTAGCCGCATTGGCGATGATTTCTGCTCGCTTAACGGCGGCGCGTACGGTTTTTAAGTCTCCCTTATTTATAAAAATTTTAAAGGAAGCGATCGTCTGCTCTTCCTTGCGGTCAATAGTTTTGAACGGCAGATACCGATAAAGTCCAAGGATAACGCCTTCGGCAATCCCCCCGGCTGCGGCATCCGCCGGCATGTCGTCAAAGGCCAGCGCCGTCGAAAACTCGGTCACGTTTATGGAGCGTATATGCTGCGCCGCTTTGGCAAAGGCCCCTCGCAGCCGTTCGAGTGAAAAGTCTGTCCTCTTGCCCAACCCCACTGTCACAATACGTTTTACCGAAGAGTCGTCGTGCGTGTAGTAAACGGCTATTTCGTTGAATTTCCCTTTGAAATCCCCCAAACCGATAATATCCTGAATCACCCTTCCCAGACTTTCGTCAAGAAAAGCAGCGGCGCCTGCGGGCAGCGATTCATCTTCAAAATACGCAAAGACGGCGGCTTCGGTCTTATGCGTGGCCAACCGGCCTTCGATAACCTGAATTTTCATATTTTCTCCTTCAATTTCAGTCAATTAGAATATTGCATTACGAATTTACATCCATAAAATAACTCAAACTGCAAAGCTTGCATACACCCGCCCGGAGCGATCAAAAAAGCCCCTGTTTTTCTTCTGGAAAGGTTGGATTGTAAAGGAAAAAATGGAAAAGACGAAAATTTTCGCTCGCACCTGGTGATCCTGGAGGCGGCACCCGGACTTGAACCGGGGAATAACGGTTTTGCAGACCGCTGCCTTACCACTTGGCTATGCCGCCGTTTAGACAAAAAAATGGAGCGGGCGAACGGGTTCGAACCGTCGACGTCCACCTTGGCAAGGTGGCACTCTACCGCTGAGTTACGCCCGCTCAGTGTTTGGGTGCGGCGGAATATATCAAATAAAATTTGTTTGTCAATAAAATAATCGCTTTTTCTATAATATTGTTTCAAAACCGCCTGCTCTTTACTTTCCGCCTTCAGGCAGATCCCCAATGAATCCAACGCCAATCGGGAAACAATTATAAACATTCCCGGGTTTCAGCTTCTGTTTTTGAACACCGTTTCGTAAAACTTGAAAAAGTAATCCACCCCGGAAATTATTGAAAGGGCCAAAGCGATATAAAGAATAACCATTCCCACCACATGCGCATCAGCGCCAATAAACGGATAATGGATTATCAGCGCGGAAATGGCAAAAATCTGGCAAAGCGTCTTTCGTTTTCCATGCTGGCTGGCCTGGATAAACAAACCTTCGGCCGAGGCTACAGTCCTTATGCCATCAATCGCAAAATCACGGATGATCATGACGGCTACTATCCAGGCCGGTATTCTACCAACAGGAATCAGGAGGATCATTGCCGTATTAACGATCAACTTGTCGGCAATCGGATCAAGAAATTTCCCCATCGTCGTAACTATCTGAAATCTTCGCGCGATATAGCCGTCAAGCAGGTCGGTAAGCCCGGCGACGATGAACAACGCCGCAATAACCAGGCTCATGGCCGGGCCGGGGGAGAGAAGCAGGCCAAACAAAACCGGAATGACGCCGATGCGAAGCATGCTGATTGTATTGGGAAGATTATAGATGTCCCTTTGCCGCTCGGGGATGGGCAGTTTATCGAACAGATTCTTCAGGTTGTCGATAGTCGAGTTATTTCCCACTTTTTCGGCCTTCTTCAGGTATGGATAACCTGATCGCGCTCATGGCTGCTTTTTTTCCTGAACATAAGTATCGAGGCATTTTTGCGAACAAAAACATACCGTTTTCCCCTCCACGTTCAGTTTCAAAGCAGAGCTTTCGGGGATATATGTGTGACAGACCGGATCCTCGACCAGGTCCTCTCCGCCGGCGGGCTTCTGTTGACGTTTGTATCCCCTGCTCCCCCTTGCTTGAGACGAATCCTTCCTGATGAGCTTGTAGAAAAGATAGATCGCAATAACAACAATTACTAATTTAAGCAACATCCAATCCTCATAATCATTTTTGCCGCAACTCCCCGCGCCTGCAGGACAAATGGTTGAGAGCGCCGCTATCTAAAATTTTCCATATAATTCAACACCCCCGCCTTCAGCAAGGCGATCGAGCAGTCCGCGCATGGAAACATTGAACAGCGGATGAACCGTGTAGGAGGCGATCTCGCAAAGCGGCTCCAAGACGAAACGCCTTTTATGCAGCTCCGGATGAGGAACCGTCAGCCCCTCCTCGTCAATAATCGCCTGACCATAGAGAAGGAGATCGAGGTCGATTACCCGCGGCCCCCAGCGCATACCCTCTGCGCGTCCCATGAGCTTTTCAATATTTTTCAATATCTCAAACAGTTTACGGGCGGGAAGCGCCGTTTTGAGCTCGGCTGCGGCGTTGATGAACCACGCCTGCTCCTTGGGGCCAACCGGCTCGGTCCGGTAAAGAGACGATGTTCGTAAAGAGGTTATGCCCGGCATCGCCCCCAAGCGACGCACCGCTTCCCGGCATTGCTCTGGCGGGGAGCCAATATTCGCCCCTATGCCGATATAGGCAATAACTGCGACGGACGCGACAGAGCGCGCTCCGCCAATTTCATGAACATCAGGCCTCGCG
This DNA window, taken from Syntrophobacterales bacterium, encodes the following:
- a CDS encoding YHS domain-containing protein; translation: MLLKLVIVVIAIYLFYKLIRKDSSQARGSRGYKRQQKPAGGEDLVEDPVCHTYIPESSALKLNVEGKTVCFCSQKCLDTYVQEKKQP
- a CDS encoding leucyl aminopeptidase codes for the protein MKIQVIEGRLATHKTEAAVFAYFEDESLPAGAAAFLDESLGRVIQDIIGLGDFKGKFNEIAVYYTHDDSSVKRIVTVGLGKRTDFSLERLRGAFAKAAQHIRSINVTEFSTALAFDDMPADAAAGGIAEGVILGLYRYLPFKTIDRKEEQTIASFKIFINKGDLKTVRAAVKRAEIIANAANFARDLVSAPGNEMTPTALAGAAQENLKGKNISFSVLNEAKMRKLGMNALLGVASGSREPPKMIVVEYRGGKKSELPLALVGKGITFDSGGISIKPSENMDRMKTDMAGGAAVIATIRAASELSLPLNLIGIVPATENLPGGKAYKPGDILRSLSGQTIEVVNTDAEGRVILADALTYASRFNPAAIIDLATLTGACIVALGDEVIGMLGTDAELKGLIREAAAVTGEKVWELPLGEQYDEMIKSDVADYKNSGGRTGGAITAATFLGKFVGGSKWVHLDIAGPSWFEKAKPYIPKGASGIGVRLLVQLLRSMTTEKQ
- the pgsA gene encoding CDP-diacylglycerol--glycerol-3-phosphate 3-phosphatidyltransferase → MLRIGVIPVLFGLLLSPGPAMSLVIAALFIVAGLTDLLDGYIARRFQIVTTMGKFLDPIADKLIVNTAMILLIPVGRIPAWIVAVMIIRDFAIDGIRTVASAEGLFIQASQHGKRKTLCQIFAISALIIHYPFIGADAHVVGMVILYIALALSIISGVDYFFKFYETVFKNRS
- the folK gene encoding 2-amino-4-hydroxy-6-hydroxymethyldihydropteridine diphosphokinase produces the protein MHARPDVHEIGGARSVASVAVIAYIGIGANIGSPPEQCREAVRRLGAMPGITSLRTSSLYRTEPVGPKEQAWFINAAAELKTALPARKLFEILKNIEKLMGRAEGMRWGPRVIDLDLLLYGQAIIDEEGLTVPHPELHKRRFVLEPLCEIASYTVHPLFNVSMRGLLDRLAEGGGVELYGKF
- a CDS encoding ATP-binding cassette domain-containing protein, translating into MNQKLLEIIELKKSFGARSGFFQGNDVVVRAVDGVTLQVKRAETLGLVGESGCGKSTLARLIVRLDEPTEGSILFDNEDIFKLKGARLKEYRRSVQMIFQDPYSSLNPRRTAGDIIEEPLRIHNLSAEREGGKKLREMAQLVGLNEEQLKRYPHEFSGGQRQRIGIARALILRPRLIIADEPVSSLDLSVQAQILNLLKSLQNELELTYLFITHDFGVVQHMSDRIAVMYLGKIVELGKTAQVCEAPVHPYTRALVSAVPEIDPAKNRKKRTATADFDSTHIYSRGCSFFPRCPFREDICAKQLPILEEFGPEHRAACHKTDKKKLAFAKKRC
- a CDS encoding ABC transporter ATP-binding protein → MTEAETILEIRELSSHFETERGIVRAVDEVSLKIGAGQTVAVVGESGCGKTVLALSILRLLPSPPGRISGGEVLLQGVNLLDLSEDEMRKVRGRDISMIFQEPMTSLNPVFPIGEQIAEVFRLHQKMGRREAHINSVDMLRLVGIPSPEKRARDYPHQMSGGMRQRVMIAIAMACRPRVMLADEPTTALDVTIQAQIIQLILSLQQRTGTSVLLITHDLGVVSEAADFAFVMYAGRIVESAPARELLISPLHPYTNGLINSLPGRKAALGRDSFLKAIPGMVPPLYDLPPGCRFQGRCAEVLPICREEEPLLKQVAPGRSCRCWRH